From the Carassius carassius chromosome 45, fCarCar2.1, whole genome shotgun sequence genome, one window contains:
- the LOC132127197 gene encoding hippocampus abundant transcript 1 protein-like, which yields MMKKMGEKDPKHSSRVVLVKRIIMKHDTPVQQGIGKPSVYHAVVVIFLEFFAWGLLTTPMLTVLHETFPKHTFLINGLIQGVKGLLSFMSAPLIGALSDVWGRRSFLLVTVFFTCAPIPLMRLSPWWYFAMISVSGTFSVTFSVIFAYIADVTDVRERSTAYGLVSATFAASLVTSPAIGAYLSASYGDNLVVLLATVIALADICFILLAVPESLPDKMRLNTWGAPISWEQADPFASLRKVGQDTTVLLICITVFLSYLPEAGQYSSFFLYLRQVINFSPKTIAVFIGVVGILSILAQTLFLTLLMRTIGNKNTVLLGLGFQIFQLAWYGLGSEPWMMWAAGAVAAMSSITFPAVSALVSCSADPDKQGLVQGMITGIRGLCNGLGPALYGFVFFLFNVELSEIPSIEPDYAIPLQPSPEKTLIPGPPFLLGACTVVAAFVVALFIPDHPTPPATPCQTRKSSASLAGAHTNTQLPGSEEDFEPLLEDSNV from the exons ATGATGAAAAAGATGGGCGAGAAAGACCCTAAACACAGCAGCCGAGTTGTGCTGGTTAAGAGGATCATAATGAAGCATGACACTCCG GTCCAGCAGGGCATCGGGAAGCCGAGCGTCTATCATGCTGTCGTGGTCATCTTCCTGGAGTTTTTCGCCTGGGGTCTCCTGACCACGCCGATGCTCACC GTTTTGCATGAAACGTTCCCCAAACACACATTCTTAATAAACGGCCTGATTCAGGGAGTGAAG GGTCTGCTGTCGTTTATGAGCGCGCCGTTAATTGGCGCTCTGTCAGACGTGTGGGGCAGACGATCGTTTCTATTGGTTACCGTGTTCTTCACGTGTGCGCCCATCCCGCTCATGAGACTCAGTCCATG GTGGTACTTTGCCATGATATCAGTGTCCGGCACATTTTCCGTCACTTTCTCCGTTATCTTCGCGTACATCGCAGATGTCACGGATGTGCGTGAGAGGAGTACGGCATACGGACTC GTTTCGGCGACGTTCGCAGCGAGTCTGGTCACCAGTCCGGCCATCGGCGCGTACCTGTCGGCCAGCTACGGAGACAATCTGGTGGTGCTGCTGGCGACAGTCATCGCTCTTGCCGACATCTGCTTCATCCTTCTGGCCGTCCCAGAGTCACTGCCCGACAAGATGAGGCTCAACACATGGGGAGCGCCCATCTCCTGGGAGCAGGCCGACCCGTTTGCT TCTTTACGGAAGGTCGGGCAGGACACGACCGTCCTGCTCATCTGTATCACAGTGTTTCTGTCCTATCTGCCCGAGGCGGGTCAGTACTCCAGCTTTTTCCTCTACCTGCGACAG GTCATTAACTTCTCGCCCAAAACGATAGCGGTGTTCATCGGTGTGGTGGGAATCCTCTCAATCCTGGCACAG ACGCTGTTTCTGACTTTATTAATGAGGACCATCGGGAACAAGAACACGGTTCTTCTGGGTCTGGGTTTCCAGATTTTCCAGCTGGCCTGGTACGGTTTGGGGTCCGAGCCGTG GATGATGTGGGCGGCCGGCGCGGTGGCAGCTATGTCCAGCATAACGTTCCCTGCTGTGAGCGCTTTGGTGTCATGCAGCGCAGATCCAGATAAACAGG GTCTGGTTCAGGGCATGATTACAGGGATTCGTGGGCTCTGTAACGGTTTGGGTCCTGCGCTGTACGGCTTCGTGTTCTTCCTCTTTAATGTAGAGTTGAGCGAGATCCCCTCCATCGAGCCCGACTACGCCATCCCACTACAGCCCTCACCAGAG aAGACCTTAATCCCCGGTCCTCCGTTCCTCCTGGGCGCCTGCACGGTGGTGGCAGCGTTTGTAGTCGCTCTCTTCATCCCGGACCACCCTACGCCCCCAGCGACGCCCTGCCAAACCCGTAAGAGCAGCGCGAGTCTGGCCGGCGCTCACACCAACACACAGCTGCCGGGGAGCGAAGAGGACTTCGAACCGCTGCTCGAAGACAGCAACGTCTGA